The genome window CTTGGGAGATAGACCTTGAAAAGATCAGGCGGTTCACCGGCTGGAGGATCAGCTCGACCTTCCACGGTAGGGATGTCTTTGGACCAGCCGGGGCGCTCATTGAGAAAGGCGTTTCCCCTGAGGAGTTCGCCAGTGAGATTCCCCTCGACTCGCTTGTTAAGCTCAATTTGAAGCCGAGGAAAGAAGGCGGCATCTGGCATCTTCGTGTAATCTACGTGGACGACTTTGGTAACGTAATCCTTAACTTTGAGAACTATGGAAAGCCGAAGGCGGTAGAACTGCCTGATTTTGGCCTTAGAATACCCTATCACGACACCTATGGTCAGGTGAAGCCTGGCGAACTGCTTGCTTTACCCGGGAGCCACGACTACCTTGAGATAGCGGTCAACCAGGGAAGCGCGGGCGAGAGGCTTGACCTTAAGGTGGGAGACAAGGTGAGGGTAAGGTTAGTTCAAAAATCCTGAACGAAAAGTTCAAAAATTTTGAACATGACCAGTTTGAGT of Thermococcus sp. contains these proteins:
- a CDS encoding S-adenosyl-l-methionine hydroxide adenosyltransferase family protein — its product is MIILTTDFGLRGPYVGEMKAAMLRVNPDIKIVDVTRAVTRHSIIEGSFVMEQVAKYSPEGTVHVGVIDPGVGTERRAVIIEGDQWLVTPDNGLATLPMKWTKPRKAWEIDLEKIRRFTGWRISSTFHGRDVFGPAGALIEKGVSPEEFASEIPLDSLVKLNLKPRKEGGIWHLRVIYVDDFGNVILNFENYGKPKAVELPDFGLRIPYHDTYGQVKPGELLALPGSHDYLEIAVNQGSAGERLDLKVGDKVRVRLVQKS